The region TTAAAATTCTTAATGAATAATAATTATATGAGATTAAAGCTAAAATATATTCTCATTATCCTGCCAATTCTAATTGGAGCGTCTTTAATTTTTAAAGTTAATCTTTCCCAAGCCAGTTGCAGCTCACAAGAAATATCCCAATTAATGAAAGAATATGAAAAATGTGGAGCAGATGTAAATTGTTTAATAAATCTTTTAAACAGACTGGAAGCTTGTGAAACAGAAACGCAGGAAAAAGAACAAGAAGCAGCAGCAAAAGCAGCAAAATTTCAAAATAGAGTTGATAACCTTGCAAGTTCAATTAGCGAAAAAAATGCCAGTATTTATTCTCTTAATTCAGAGATTGCAAATCTTGAATATGAGATAAATAAACTTTTTTCAGAAATAAAAACAATTGAGAAAAGAATGGCAAAAAATAAAGCTGTTGTAAAAACAGCTGTAAAGAATTTTTATGAATACGATAAAGAAAATATAATAACTATAATTTTAGCGCAAAAGAGTATCTCTGGATTTTTTGATGAAGTTTTTTATGTAGGAAGCATACAAGAGAGGATTTCAAATATTGTAGCGCAACTTAAAAAAGACAAAAAAACACTTAATAAAAAGAAGAAAGAATTAGCAAATAGAAAAGAAGTTCTTGAAATAAACAGGAACAGTTTAGTTTCTCAAAGAAATACCCTTGCAAAGCAACAAGCAAAACAAAACGAACTTTTGAGTTCGGCTCAAGCCAATGAAGCAGGATATGAAAGCACGTTGGAAAAAATCAAAGAAGGGAAAAGCGTAATAGATGATAAAATGCGCAGCCTTGCTAGACAGTCTATTGACTTAATTATTGGTGGAGGAGGTGGTTATCCATACGCCGGACAATGCGGATATGACGATCCATGGAAGTTTCCTGCATGTCAATGTACTAGCTATGCAGCATGGAAGTGGTTTTCCTGGGGAGACAAATTTGGAGAAAAAAGTATGAAGGATTATTTAGGACAAAGAAACGCTAAAAATTGGCCATGGATTGCTAGTAATTTGGGTTACAAGACTGGACATATAGCTCAAAGAGGAGCAATTGCTTCTTGGAACTTTGGTGAATATGGTCATGTTGCGATTGTTGAAAATGTATATAGTAATGGCTCAATTCGTATATCTGAATATAATTATGCAGCAACAGAAACTTATTCTATCAGAACAATTCCTAAAAGTTGGTATAACACTCCTAGCGACCCATATAAATACGCTACATTTATTTACCCTCGTTATGATTAAAAAATATGTTTCCTTTTAGCTTACTAAGTCCAAAAAGATGGATTGAAAGTATTCTTGGAGTAATTTTAATTATTGCTTTAATTTTAATCCCTGGTTGGAAAACAATCTTCTCACAAAAAAGCGTTAAACAATCTTGGCAGATTTTTTCAAGCAACCCTCTTGGCACAATAGGGAAATCAACCCAGGTTTCTTTTTATTACTACAGAAGTCTTGTTCAAAAAGAAACAAAAAAACAATTAGAAAATCTCCAAAAAGAAGTCCAAAAAGAAGCAATAAAAACTCTTGAAGAAAAGTCAGGAATAAAAATAAAATAAGAGCCCCGACTAAAATAAGCCGGGGCATGAACGGATGAGCCTATTATATGCCCGGCTCAAGGGCTAGGTACTGCATCCGCCGCTGCAATGTGCAACGCGCGGAATCATAAAGCGCTTCATCCCATCACCTCCCTTAGAGAATTTTGTGTTTAAATTTTAATAGATTAAAAACAAAAGTCAAATAGCAACTTAAATGTTTTTTCAAAAATATTTTCTAAAGTCAAAAAGAAAAAAACAATCTCAAAGATCTTTTGCCTTGCTAGATAAAAAAGATTATTTAAAAGGATTTACTCTCCTTGAGCTTCTCGTTGTAATCGCAGTAATTGCAATTTTAGCAGGTATAATAATAACTGCAGTATCTGATTCAAGAGAAAGAGCAAAACAAGTCAAAGGACTCCAATTTTCTCAAAACATCAGAACCACTCTCTCAAACGAACTTGTGGCAGAGTGGAAATTTGACGAAGGAAGTGGAATTAGCACAAAGGATACAAGTGGGGAAGAAAACAATGGAACGCTCGTTAATAATCCAGTATGGACTGATCAAGGAAAAGTAAGGGGAGCACTGACGCTTGATGGAGGAACCGATGGTACTTATGATTATGTTAGTTTTGGAAATAAAAATTCATTAAATGTTGCAGGTAGTAACATGACAATAGAAGCATGGATTAATCCTGCGGTTCTTGGCCGAACCCACAGTATTGCTTCGAAATGGTTTCCCTGGATTTTTCTTCTTAGCTCTTATAATAGATTATATTTTTATATGAGGAGAGCGGACAATACAGCTGATATTAGCGTAACTTCAACAGGAAGCATAAACTCTCCCAATAAATGGTACCATGTAGTTGTTGTTTACACTACATCAGATAATAAAGCCGCATTTTATATAAATGGTGAGTTTGCTGGTTCTCCTGTTCTTAGTGTTGAGCCAATGGAAACAGACACAGCAGCTACTGTAAGAGTAGGGGGTTATGGGAACACAACTAATTTCTTTAGAGGTAGTATTGACGAAGTTCGTATTTATGGCAGTGCCTTAACTGCAAAACAAATTAAACATCTTTACGCAGAAAGTTTACCAAGACACCTTACTTCAAAATAATGAAACAAGATAACCAAAAATCTTTCACTCTCCTTGAGCTTCTTGTAGTAATTGCAATAATAGCAATCCTTGCAGGAGTTGTAATAGCTTCTGTAGTAGACTTACGCCAAAGAGCCAAAGAATCCAAAGGAATGCAGTTTTCCCAGAATATACGTACTACTCTCTCAAATGAACTTGTAGGAGAGTGGACGTTTGATGAAGAAGCTAATCCGGGGAAAGATTCAAGTGAAGAAGGGAATAATGGAACAGTGAATGGTGCTACCTGGACTGAAGATGGTAAAGTCAGAGGAGCTTTGGATTTTGATGGGACTGATGATTATGTAGATTGTGGTAATAAAGATTCTTTAAATATAAAAGACCAAACTCTTTCAGCCTGGATTTACGTTAAAGATAATAAGGTTGCATCTCATTCAAGGATAATTGACAGAGGAGGTGCTAATTATAATACTATTCGCCTTTCTAATGGAAAACTTTATGCAAGATTTGATAATGAAACAACAATATCTCACAAAAGAGCATCTACAGTTATAAATGAAGACCAATGGCATTATGTGGTAGCAACTTATGATGATTCAATAAAAACAACAAAACTTTTTATCGATGGGAATGAACCTTCTTATGGTATAGATATAACAGGATCGGGCACTAAAACGATGTATACAAGCAATCAAATAATTGGCGGTGGTTCTATTTATCCTTTATTTGGCTTCATCGACGAAGTTCGCATCTACAAAAGAGCGCTTACTGCAAAACAAATTAAACATCTTTACGCAGAAAGTTTACTAAGACATATTTCTTCAAAATAATGAATAAAGAATCCCAAAAATCGTTTACATTGTTAGAGCTTCTTGTAGTCATCGCAATAATAGCAATCCTAGCAGGAGTTGTAATAGCTTCTGTAGTGGATTTACGCCAAAGAGCCAAAGAATCCAAAGGAATGCAATTTTCACAGAACATTAGAACCACTCTCTCAAATGATCTTGTAGGAGAGTGGAATTTTGATGAAGGGATTGGAGTTGTAGCAAAAGATACAAGTGACGAAGGAAATGAGGGCAGATTATTTAATCTCTCTACCCAATGCACAAATCCTCCGACATCACCCTGTCCTACATGGACAGATGGAAAAATAAAAGGAGCACTTCAATTTTATGGTAATAATGGTTATGTTGATTGTGGGGATTCTAATGAACTAGATTTAAGCAAAGAAATAACAATCGAGGCGTGGATTTATCCAACCCCACCAACACTAACATATTATAGAGCAATAGTTGCAAAATATTCTCAATCAGATAATAAAAGAGCATATCAACTTATTGTGGACGAAGGCTATTCAAAATATTTAGGGCAAGGCACAATTCAGTTTTGGATAAGTTCTAACGGTTCTACATTAAGGGATCATGTTGAGGCACCAGGAGAATTAAATAAATGGCAACATGTGGTAGGAGTATATAATGGTTCAAAAATGACTATCTATGTAAATGGAGAATTAAAAGATGAAAAAAACACAACAATTAGCAGTATTTTTGTAACAGACAGACCCCTAAGAATTGGCTCTGATCAAGTTTTATCAAGATTCTTCTTAGGTAAAATTGACGAAGTTCGTATTTATGGCAGTGCCTTAACTGCAAAACAAATTAAAAATCTTTACGCAGAAAGTTTGCCAAGACACCTTACTTCAAAAAATGAAACAAGATAACCAAAAATCATTTACATTGTTAGAGCTTCTTGTAGTCATCGCAATAATAGCAATCTTAGCAGGAATTGTAATGGTTGCGGTCTCTGATTCAAGAGAAAGGGCAAAACAAGCTAAGGGACTTCAATTTTCCCAGAATATACGTACTACTCTTTCCAATGAACTTGTAGGAGAGTGGACTTTTGACTCAAATACTATTAAAGAAAATCCTATTGGATCTGGGATTTTTTATGCCCAAGATACAAGTGGTAATGGAAATCATGGAAGAATTTATGGTGATCCACAAAACCCTAGAGGCATTACAAGAGAATGTTTAGAATTTAACGGAAATGACTATATTCAAATTCCAAACACTCCAAGTCTTACTCTTTCAGGATCAAACGAATCAGTTTTTCTTTGGGTAAAACATAATAATAGTGATTATATTTTTTTTCAATCAAACGGTTGGTCAAGAAGACTTTTTAAAAACTATTGGGCTTTTTATAGTCCATTTACAACTTTTCAGTTAGGAAACTCCCATGATAATAATTGGCATTTGGTAGGTTATACAGCTTCGGGGCAAACAATAAAATCATATTTAGATGGTGACCTTCTTGAGACAAAAAACATTACTTTATCTTCTTCGATTGGTTATTGGTGGCTTGGAAGAATTTGTTCAGGTAGTACTTGTGATAATTATTATAATGGTTATATTGACGAAGTTCGTATTTATAATCGTGCTTTAACCGCAAAAGAAGTCCAACAACTTTACGCAAAAAGTCTACCAAGACATCTTTCTTCAAAATAATGAATAATAATCAAAAATCATTTACATTGTTAGAGTTACTTGTAGTAATCGCAATAATAGCAATTCTTGCAGGAGTTGTAATAGCTTCTGTAGTAGATTTACGCCAAAGAGCAAGAGAATCCAAAGGAATGCAGTTTTCTCAGAATATTAAATCCACTTCATCAGTAGACCTTACTTCTGAATGGAAATTCAATGAAGGCTCTGGAACCACAGTAAAAGATTCAAGTGGAAACGATATCACAGGAACAATTACAAATGCAACTTGGGTAGATGGTAAATTAGATGAAGCATTAAATTTTAGCGCAGACGAAAGTAAATTAATTATTCCGGCAAATCCAATTTTTAATCCTTCTTCAGAAATTACCATTGAAGCTTGGATAAAATCAAACAGCACAACGAGACAACAAATCATAACAGAAGCTTATGGTTATTGTTGCCACTCGGATAAACATTTTTTTATTCAAAGTAATCGATTATATTATTACGCCAGAGCTATTGGTACAGGAGGACATGCATATTCTTCTCAAGATCCAAATCTTTCAAGTAACAAATGGAACCATGTTGTTATTGCTGCAAAAACTAACGAAAGACCAAAATTTTATGTTAATGGCGAACTAAGAGATGACCCTACCTCTACCCAAACATATAGCCCTGTAGGAATGCATTCTGGACTTTATTTAACAATAGGGTCTTCTTACAATGGTACGGGAAACCAAGTCTACGAGTTTCAGGGAAACATTGACGAATTAAGAACATATAAATCCAGCTTTACCGCAAAAGAAGTCCAGAAACTTTACACAGAAGGGGAGGGTAGGCACGTTGCAACTAATGGCAAATAACTATAAAATAAATTAATCAACAAGAACAAATAACTAAAATTCTTTATAAAAACGATAAAAATATTCTAACAATCTTACAAAGATTAACCGAATAAAAGTAGGGAACTAAAAAAGCAGGGGAGAGAGCCTCTGCTTTTCTTTGTTTAATTATATAAATTTTATACCCAAACACTTTCTATTTAATAAAAATTCTGTTTGTATTGTTCTACCCTCGTGCCCTATTCCCCAACAGGAACATTTACGGGCGGTGGTGTTTCTGTAGTTGCTCCCGTAGTAGCTGGTGTCGTAACGGGCGGGGGAGTTTCTCCACCTTTAGTTTCTTTTACTGGAGCAGTAACAGGAGGAGGAGTTTCTTCTGATGATTGTGTCTCTTTTGACGTTGGTGTCTCTTCTGTGGTCTCAGAACTAAATGGTTTTTTTGCTACAATATACCAGGCAACGAAAATAATTAAAGCAAGTATAATTAATAAAATTAGAACTTTTGATAAACACGAACCTCCTTTTTTTGATCTTTTGGAGTTTTTCTTTTTTAAAGTCTCCAGGGGTTTTTCTTTCTCGGCCATAATTTTAACTATTCAATAATAAAGTTTATACGACCTTTAAACTAATATTTTTATATTATAATATTTTACTAAGTTGATTCTCTTTGTCAAAAAAAAGGGAGATTGCTCTCCCTTTTTTATTATTAACAATCGTACTTAAGTTTTACTCAACTGGAGTTACATCTGTTGGAGTTACTTCTTCTGTTGGAGTTACTTCTTCGGTTGGAGTTACTTCTTCTGTTGGAGTTGTTTCGTCTGTCGTAGCTTCTTTATTCCTAAAACCAAAATACCAAACACCCAAACCAAGTACTAAGACAACGACTACTACCAAAACAATTGTCATGGCTGATGCTTTGTTTTCCATATTTTTAAATTTATTATATTTATCTTCCTCCGACCTTTCTCTTTTTTATATTATGCTATTTTACCAAATATCAATCTTCCCCGTCAACCCCATTTGCACCACTGTGAAATTTTCTGTGAATTTTACGCAATCTTACATTTGTAACGTGGGTGTAAATTTGGGTTGTCGCAATATTTCTGTGGCCCAAAAATTCCTGAACTACTCTTAAATCAACTCCTTTTGTTAAAAGATCTGTTGCAAAAGAATGTCGCATAACATGAGGAGTTGTATTCATCGGTAATCCCGCCAAGAGCGCATACTTTTTAACTATATTTTCAACCGCCCTTGAGGATAATCTTCTTTCTTCTGTTTTTGAACGATAATTTATAAAAAGAGCTTTTTCTTTATCGCTTCTTGTTTCTAAATACTTGCCAAGCCACTCTATGGCTCTTTCTGAAAAATAAACAGTTCTTGCTTTACCGCCTTTTCCAATTATACCAATTTCAAGGTCTTTTGTGTTATCTTTTATCTTAAACTGCTCCCGATTTAAAGCAACTAATTCAGCTACACGAAGTCCTGTTGAAAATAGAGTCTCTAATATCGCTCTATCCCGTAAACCTGCCTTAGAAGCCAATTTTGGGGCTTCCAGGAGCTTTTTTACCTGCTCTAAGCTCAAAAATCGCACTGTTTTATCGCTTTTATCACGGGGTAGTTTTACTTTGTCTGGAGCCAAAGATCTTATATTTCTATCGCTAAAATAAGCCAATAATGACCTTACAGCTATTAAATAATAGTTCTGGGTAGATGGGCGTAGGGGAGAGTTATTCAAGAAGAGCTTATATTGCCATATAAGATCCTCTGTAACATCCTTAGGTTTTATATTTTCTTTCTTTCCTTTACGTAGAAACACTAAGAACTTCTTTAGAAACTTATGATAGTTTTCTTGTGTCTTTTGTGATAAACCCTTTTCCACCGCTAAATACTCTAAAAAGTCGGAGAAGTGCTTTTCTATTGGTTTGTCCTGGATTGGCATAATTTTATGAATTAATGAGTAGCTCCATATGTTTTAGTTCCGTTAATCTACATTAACTGAATAATACTATAATAATTATAAACAGCCTAAATTAGCTGTCAAGTAGTCCTCTTCTCTATTTATTTCATTATTTCATTATTAAATTTGAAAAGGATTTTTAATACTTTTAGGGTCTAGAAAAATATCATTCTTAATCTCTTCTTCTTGAATTTTGTAAATATCTTTAACCATTTTCTTAAATTCACAATTTTTATCTTTATCTAAATATTTTTCAATTTGCATGGATATCCCTTTTTTAATCCTCTCATAGTCCAATCCATCGGCATTTTTGAAAGAAGAAATTTTTCTGATTGTTTTTTTAAAAGTTCCCTGATCTTTATATGTCTTTTCAAATATTTTAAAATCACAAATATTTTGAATTTTTATTATCTCTTTTAATGTTTCATA is a window of Candidatus Paceibacterota bacterium DNA encoding:
- a CDS encoding prepilin-type N-terminal cleavage/methylation domain-containing protein, with product MNKESQKSFTLLELLVVIAIIAILAGVVIASVVDLRQRAKESKGMQFSQNIRTTLSNDLVGEWNFDEGIGVVAKDTSDEGNEGRLFNLSTQCTNPPTSPCPTWTDGKIKGALQFYGNNGYVDCGDSNELDLSKEITIEAWIYPTPPTLTYYRAIVAKYSQSDNKRAYQLIVDEGYSKYLGQGTIQFWISSNGSTLRDHVEAPGELNKWQHVVGVYNGSKMTIYVNGELKDEKNTTISSIFVTDRPLRIGSDQVLSRFFLGKIDEVRIYGSALTAKQIKNLYAESLPRHLTSKNETR
- a CDS encoding CHAP domain-containing protein encodes the protein MRLKLKYILIILPILIGASLIFKVNLSQASCSSQEISQLMKEYEKCGADVNCLINLLNRLEACETETQEKEQEAAAKAAKFQNRVDNLASSISEKNASIYSLNSEIANLEYEINKLFSEIKTIEKRMAKNKAVVKTAVKNFYEYDKENIITIILAQKSISGFFDEVFYVGSIQERISNIVAQLKKDKKTLNKKKKELANRKEVLEINRNSLVSQRNTLAKQQAKQNELLSSAQANEAGYESTLEKIKEGKSVIDDKMRSLARQSIDLIIGGGGGYPYAGQCGYDDPWKFPACQCTSYAAWKWFSWGDKFGEKSMKDYLGQRNAKNWPWIASNLGYKTGHIAQRGAIASWNFGEYGHVAIVENVYSNGSIRISEYNYAATETYSIRTIPKSWYNTPSDPYKYATFIYPRYD
- a CDS encoding prepilin-type N-terminal cleavage/methylation domain-containing protein gives rise to the protein MFFQKYFLKSKRKKQSQRSFALLDKKDYLKGFTLLELLVVIAVIAILAGIIITAVSDSRERAKQVKGLQFSQNIRTTLSNELVAEWKFDEGSGISTKDTSGEENNGTLVNNPVWTDQGKVRGALTLDGGTDGTYDYVSFGNKNSLNVAGSNMTIEAWINPAVLGRTHSIASKWFPWIFLLSSYNRLYFYMRRADNTADISVTSTGSINSPNKWYHVVVVYTTSDNKAAFYINGEFAGSPVLSVEPMETDTAATVRVGGYGNTTNFFRGSIDEVRIYGSALTAKQIKHLYAESLPRHLTSK
- a CDS encoding tyrosine-type recombinase/integrase, with protein sequence MPIQDKPIEKHFSDFLEYLAVEKGLSQKTQENYHKFLKKFLVFLRKGKKENIKPKDVTEDLIWQYKLFLNNSPLRPSTQNYYLIAVRSLLAYFSDRNIRSLAPDKVKLPRDKSDKTVRFLSLEQVKKLLEAPKLASKAGLRDRAILETLFSTGLRVAELVALNREQFKIKDNTKDLEIGIIGKGGKARTVYFSERAIEWLGKYLETRSDKEKALFINYRSKTEERRLSSRAVENIVKKYALLAGLPMNTTPHVMRHSFATDLLTKGVDLRVVQEFLGHRNIATTQIYTHVTNVRLRKIHRKFHSGANGVDGED
- a CDS encoding prepilin-type N-terminal cleavage/methylation domain-containing protein; translated protein: MNNNQKSFTLLELLVVIAIIAILAGVVIASVVDLRQRARESKGMQFSQNIKSTSSVDLTSEWKFNEGSGTTVKDSSGNDITGTITNATWVDGKLDEALNFSADESKLIIPANPIFNPSSEITIEAWIKSNSTTRQQIITEAYGYCCHSDKHFFIQSNRLYYYARAIGTGGHAYSSQDPNLSSNKWNHVVIAAKTNERPKFYVNGELRDDPTSTQTYSPVGMHSGLYLTIGSSYNGTGNQVYEFQGNIDELRTYKSSFTAKEVQKLYTEGEGRHVATNGK
- a CDS encoding prepilin-type N-terminal cleavage/methylation domain-containing protein: MKQDNQKSFTLLELLVVIAIIAILAGVVIASVVDLRQRAKESKGMQFSQNIRTTLSNELVGEWTFDEEANPGKDSSEEGNNGTVNGATWTEDGKVRGALDFDGTDDYVDCGNKDSLNIKDQTLSAWIYVKDNKVASHSRIIDRGGANYNTIRLSNGKLYARFDNETTISHKRASTVINEDQWHYVVATYDDSIKTTKLFIDGNEPSYGIDITGSGTKTMYTSNQIIGGGSIYPLFGFIDEVRIYKRALTAKQIKHLYAESLLRHISSK
- a CDS encoding LamG domain-containing protein, which encodes MKQDNQKSFTLLELLVVIAIIAILAGIVMVAVSDSRERAKQAKGLQFSQNIRTTLSNELVGEWTFDSNTIKENPIGSGIFYAQDTSGNGNHGRIYGDPQNPRGITRECLEFNGNDYIQIPNTPSLTLSGSNESVFLWVKHNNSDYIFFQSNGWSRRLFKNYWAFYSPFTTFQLGNSHDNNWHLVGYTASGQTIKSYLDGDLLETKNITLSSSIGYWWLGRICSGSTCDNYYNGYIDEVRIYNRALTAKEVQQLYAKSLPRHLSSK